The DNA segment AAGACATGGAAAATTTTGCTTTCCTTTTACGGGTTTTAGAAACGGAATATCTTTGATATATTGATCTTGGAGATGTTTTGACGCAGTTACAGTAAAGGAGCTGTCAAAATAGCTGGAAACGGTTGCTCCAACTAGAGACTTTCCTACACCTGTTGGAGCACATAAAATAATTTTCTTAAATCCTGATTTTAATTTCTCTTCAATTTGAGATAAGATCTCTTTTTGAATTTCTCTAGGAGTAAATTGATCTGGGAATTTTTCTAATAAGGACAGGATTTCATTTCTTTATACTCTGTATTAAAATCATGAAGGTTCTTGTGATATCAAAAATTGTCATCTAGTTCAACACATAGATCCTTTTTTCTAGTTTCAAAAAATGTAAGAAAGTTCATTTTATAAAATAGTTGAGAATGTGTATATGGTAATTCCTGCCAACATCAATATACTTACAGTTATTGCTTTTTTGTCATTTTGCGATAGTTTCAATACAATTCAGAATATTCCATGAACTTAAGCGTATTGATGAGTTTAATATCTAGTATCAACATCTTAAATCATGGAATTATTAGATGATAAAATGAGAGTATGGACAGACAGTGCCCAATATGTAAAACCAAACCCAGGAGTATATGTTCTGTATAATAGAAAGAAAGATCCAATATACATAGGCTATACAGATAATCTTGAAAAAACATTTGCAAATTATGTAGATACTGATTTTGACGGAAGCGAATGCATGCAAAAAACTTCATCATATCAAAGAGTGTTTGACGATAATCCAAAAGAAATGCAATTGAGATTGATAGAAGACTTCAAAAATGAAACTGGCAGCATCCCAGTTTGTAATTCAGAGATCAAGATAGAAACTCGCTAAATGATTTCACTGCAATGCATTGAAGTCTTACTAGATTAATACAAAAAATCACTAGCAAATTTCATGTCAAACGCAATAATTTATGCAGGTATTGCAATCGGAGTAGCCGCCTTAGCAGGAATAATGGTTTATGCCCATGATAACCAAGAAAACTATCTTCGAGATGATGCAGTACTGGCACCAGCTGCAGAACAAGGAGTCTTTGAATCAGAAACAGGTATGGTCAAATTAAATAAAGAACAATGGCATGAAGATCCTTTCGGAGACCTTGCAGCAAAAGTTAAAGCAGAAAATGGGAGATAATCTATTCTAGATTATCATCCATATTATTTTCAATATTAAACTCATCAATCATGGTATTAGGAACAAATTTTGAATTTTTCAAGTAAAGCAATTTATCTTAGATAGACGTAATTTAGGAATGCATCAGTGTTACTATTGCGAGCAAATATTTGATTCAAAAGAAAAACTATATGATCATGTTGAAGTTCATTCAGACATTGAACGAAATAAGGAAATCATGAATAGGAAAAAGCAGGCTCAAAAAAAATAGTCGCATAATAATAGACTAAAAAAAATAGAGCAAAGGTAAGACTTTTTCAATTTCAGGAGCGGATATAACAATTATTTTATCATCCAACATGGATTGGGTTGAAAAAATACTACAAAAATCATGTGATAGGACCCTTACCAAAGGAGAAGTATTGCATAGTCTTTTTCACATGATTGAAGTAAATGAAACTACATTAAACCACATTCAAACAAACAATACAGATTTTGGTCCAGAGCTTGAAGAATTAAAACAGACAGAAATTAGAGATTTGGAATTTCATTTAAAATATTATCGGAGTTTAGTAAATTACATTAATTCGATTCCAGAAAACAAAATAATTGAAAATAGGACCTAATCATCCCAAGAAACAGTGTAGGATACAAATGTCATTGTATTAGATTTTTTTTGTGTTCCCCACTCATTTGGAGTGTGACCCGAGTTTTGCTCAGATAATTCAGTCCATTTGAATTTAGGTAACTTTGCAGTTTCCATGAATCAAAATTCATAATACAAACATATAACAAATCAGACTACACTGCAAGACAAATTATTGTTTTAATTTCATGAATAACAAATCATATTTTGATTGCTGCTCAACATTCAGGCCATAATTTGTTTCGTCATGGTATTTCAAAGACTTTTCATCATACAGCTGTTGTAACTTTTCAACCTCAGCATTAATCATCTTTCCAGAATCCTCCTTTGCAAATTGTTTTCGTTGCTCCTCATTTTGACCTCGAGTGGGAAAATGTTTTGAATAAAATTGTTCTTGTAATTTAACGATATTCTCATTTTTGACTAATTCAGCAAGGTCAAAAGTTCCCTGTTCATGTTTTAGTAATGAATCAGTGGCCGCAGTTAATCGCACCCAAGAAAGCAAAGGATGAAACTCTACAAAAATACGAATATCCTCAATAAAGAAAACAATTTGCTCACCTATTTTTTCAGAATTCACAGTCCAAGTAAATCTGTATTTGATGACGCTGTGTGAGTCTTCAAAGACTGCAGGATTAGATTCGGCTTGAAAATCAGACCACCTCAGAGTGAATTCAGGAGCCCATTCCAAAGTGGTATTTTCAGCCATGATAGACTCTATTTCACTGAGAATAAAATTATTCTTGTATATTTTGAGATAAATTCATTTTTTATGAAATAAAGACTTGGAAAATATTATACACATTATTAGAAAATTTTAGGCTCAATTAAACCAAGAATAAAAAATGGATCGCTTTTTCAACCCTTTTTGATCAAAATTCAAGACATGTTTTATTTTAAGAATTTTTAAGAATAGAAATCAATACGAATTTTGAAAGCAAGGTGATTGCGGATTTGACATCCAAACGTAACCCCCAAAGGGCCGATGATAAAGGATGTCAAATTTGCTTGCTTTCTTAATTCCAAACTATTAATTTCAGCAAAATCAAGGGTTTATCATGATGACAAAGTTTTATGCGTGGATGGGTATTTCAGTAGCAGCGTTAATTGTAGGACTATTTCTATTATTTAGTTAAGACGTAATTTCAAAATTAGGATTGCAGCCAAGTTGGTTTAGAATTTCGTTAATATTTTCAATTAGATTATTTTGTTGATCAATCATAGAATTGATTTTTTTGCCTTGTGAATTTAATTTCGATAGAACATTTTGGGCTTTGTCGAATTCATGAGATTCAAGTGTTTTGCCTTCATAATATTGGTATTGTTTGTAATATTCATCATATTGGGATTGTTCTCGGGCAATTTCAACATCAAGGAATTCAATTTCAGATTGCAATTCTTGTTTGTCAATTAACAATTGTTGCTGACCAACAAAAAGTTCTTCAAATCTTTCAGGTACAGTATATCCTTTAGAATTAAATGAGATTTCAGGTGTTTCAGTAGAATACATCAAATGATCTTTTTTGCTTGAATGGCCCAACCCCAATGCATGGCCAATTTCATGCATCAAAATATTTGTAACCATATTCTCATCGTTTTGGACAAAATTAGATGCACAGTCTTCTGCTCCAACAGAAATTTCTAAAACACAATGAGTTAAAATTCCAAACAATACGCTATTACATGTTGCAAGTCCTGTATGAGTAGATGATGCATATTTTTGCCATTTGATTTCAATGTTAGAATTTTCAGATTGTATAAATTCCAAGTTTGGGTTAGATTGCTCCCAAGTATCAATAGCTTTTTTCAATGCGTCAACAGGGATTTGTTTATTTGGAATATCAGGAACATCAGCAAACGAATAGTAGATTATTTGATGATCTTTGGATGTGACAACGTTAGATATTTGCTGAATACTTTCAACAGAGGGGGAAAATCCAATAGACGAAGTATCAAATCCGAATGGAAGTAAATCCTCATACCAGACATATCCAAGAATCATAACAAATGCAACTAATACAAAAATGCCTTTCATATGGATTAGAAGAGGAAATAATACCTAAAACTTTCTATCAAATCAAAAGGATTAGCCTCGATCGAATTTTTTAGTAAATTGAATCAATTTTATCACACTTTTTTTATTTTAAGAGAATTATAAAATAGGAATTATTGCCATGGAGTAGCTGGATATTGGTAATCGCTTAGGCAGTTCGACATTGATTACCAATTTTATCTGTGGCCAAAAATTTCATTTGGGATGAGAGTTTTTCAAATAGTCTGATTTTTCTGTGTTAGAAAATAAAAAAGCGTTATGTTTTAACAATTTCAAAACATTTTGAAACGCGGGGCACTCACAATCAATAGAAAAAAGTTCTTCACATTTAGGACACTGAATTACCTGATGATTTCCCCAATCACATTCTATATCATTAATTATCTCAAAATATACATGTTCATTACAAGTACAAAGTAATTCCTCTTGAAATTTTTCTTTTTTATTCACATTAGAGTTCATATGAAATTAAATATAATTTATTAACAATACAATTACCATCAAACTGTATTGATTTGACTGAATGTCCTACTTGTAAGCTTGCAATGGAATCTCATTCCACAGATGAATTGATGGAATGCTGTATGAAACAAGTGGGTGATGGGTTATCTGAGGAAGAATCAGGAGTTTGCCCAAATTGCAAACATGATATCAAAAATCATACCAGTAAGGGATTAGCAGAATGCACACTTGAATTTTTGAAATCAGGAATAAACAACTGATTCAAGATAAGATTAAACATCGGAGAAAAACAGAAATTTTATTGGATCAAACTACTAGAGAATTGATTGCAGAATTTTCACCAATGTGGACCAATAAAGAAATTTGGGAATTTGAACAAATTAATGAAGATCTAACATTTGACGCCGTATACACAGAACCTGGAAAATTTGAATCATGGAAGTCGAAATTATCTCATCCAGATTCAAATATTCGAGACATGATAGTAA comes from the Candidatus Nitrosopumilus sediminis genome and includes:
- a CDS encoding matrixin family metalloprotease, with amino-acid sequence MKGIFVLVAFVMILGYVWYEDLLPFGFDTSSIGFSPSVESIQQISNVVTSKDHQIIYYSFADVPDIPNKQIPVDALKKAIDTWEQSNPNLEFIQSENSNIEIKWQKYASSTHTGLATCNSVLFGILTHCVLEISVGAEDCASNFVQNDENMVTNILMHEIGHALGLGHSSKKDHLMYSTETPEISFNSKGYTVPERFEELFVGQQQLLIDKQELQSEIEFLDVEIAREQSQYDEYYKQYQYYEGKTLESHEFDKAQNVLSKLNSQGKKINSMIDQQNNLIENINEILNQLGCNPNFEITS